In Phycisphaerae bacterium, a genomic segment contains:
- a CDS encoding PIG-L family deacetylase, whose amino-acid sequence MDSSVKKDVFAEIKTGAVIVAHPDDETLWAGGTILMHPEINWTIMTLCRKSDPDRAPKFLKVANILGAKGFMADLDDGPDQKPLEQSDIQRTILNTLPVRSFDVIMTHNPKGEYTRHLRHEEVSQAVSGLFKKQDLKAGKLLFFAYEDGGKKYPPRPRKDADIVINLPKNIWQKKKDIIINSYGFSPDSFEATAASDVEAYQILKNED is encoded by the coding sequence TTGGATTCATCCGTCAAAAAAGATGTATTTGCCGAGATAAAAACCGGAGCGGTAATTGTCGCTCATCCGGATGATGAAACTCTATGGGCAGGCGGCACCATACTGATGCATCCTGAAATTAACTGGACGATAATGACGTTATGCAGAAAATCCGACCCGGACAGGGCGCCCAAATTTCTTAAGGTCGCAAATATCCTCGGAGCCAAAGGCTTTATGGCAGACCTCGACGATGGCCCCGACCAGAAACCTCTGGAACAATCCGATATTCAGCGTACAATCTTAAATACCCTGCCGGTAAGAAGTTTTGATGTTATTATGACCCATAATCCCAAAGGCGAATATACAAGACATCTGCGGCATGAGGAAGTTTCGCAGGCGGTTTCAGGCCTTTTCAAAAAACAGGACCTGAAAGCTGGAAAACTGTTGTTTTTCGCTTATGAGGACGGCGGGAAAAAATATCCGCCGCGGCCCCGAAAAGATGCTGATATTGTGATTAATCTGCCGAAAAACATTTGGCAAAAGAAAAAAGATATTATAATTAACAGTTATGGTTTTTCACCCGATAGTTTCGAAGCGACGGCTGCTTCGGATGTCGAGGCGTACCAAATATTGAAGAATGA